Proteins found in one Promicromonospora sukumoe genomic segment:
- a CDS encoding AAA family ATPase, with amino-acid sequence MTAARSLPGCLLITGTPGAGKSTVSRLVAERLPYAAHVDGDVFGIMLASGRAQMLDAQGRWNPGPVGQRQLRLRMINICSVSNNFAAEGITPVIDTVVETQEELRFIADRLVARPLMLVVLCPPLDVTRHRNATRTPETRTTYDVAPLARNQRLELGDIGWWLDSGDLSAPQTADQIVADLLDEQPR; translated from the coding sequence ATGACTGCTGCACGCTCGCTGCCCGGCTGCTTGCTGATCACCGGGACGCCAGGAGCCGGGAAGAGCACCGTGTCGCGACTGGTCGCCGAACGGTTGCCGTATGCCGCCCACGTGGACGGTGACGTGTTCGGGATCATGCTCGCCAGCGGTCGGGCACAGATGCTCGACGCGCAGGGCAGGTGGAACCCCGGGCCTGTGGGACAGCGTCAGCTGCGGTTGCGGATGATCAACATCTGCTCCGTGAGCAACAACTTCGCCGCGGAGGGAATCACTCCCGTGATCGACACCGTGGTCGAGACCCAAGAAGAGCTGCGTTTCATCGCCGACCGGTTGGTGGCACGCCCGTTGATGCTGGTGGTGTTGTGCCCTCCGCTAGATGTCACTCGTCACCGGAACGCGACCCGGACGCCCGAGACACGCACGACGTACGACGTCGCGCCGCTGGCCCGTAACCAGCGGCTGGAACTCGGCGATATCGGCTGGTGGCTCGACTCAGGAGACCTCAGTGCACCGCAGACAGCAGACCAGATCGTGGCCGACCTGCTCGACGAGCAACCCCGATGA
- a CDS encoding zf-HC2 domain-containing protein: MKPRALADHAAAREPDQAHPARGRLASRPGCPGHGWYHSGQVPPLVVQGSVLASRRAPGAQEGWSRLATLNRRWATVSALRSALDAVGNGRPNPGDQRHRVIPPECRATRAALSDYLHGLLLPRRQHNLEAHLYACPGCIRAFTDVRTTVWVLKRLSSALVATGHQGGRHRRPER; this comes from the coding sequence ATGAAGCCACGAGCACTGGCTGACCATGCAGCGGCCCGTGAGCCCGACCAGGCCCATCCAGCACGTGGACGACTGGCGTCGCGTCCAGGATGCCCTGGTCACGGTTGGTATCACAGCGGACAGGTGCCACCTCTTGTCGTGCAGGGATCTGTCCTGGCAAGCAGGAGAGCCCCCGGCGCGCAGGAAGGGTGGTCTCGTTTGGCAACGCTGAACCGCCGTTGGGCAACCGTTTCAGCCCTCCGATCTGCGCTCGACGCCGTCGGAAACGGGCGACCGAACCCCGGCGATCAGCGGCACCGAGTGATCCCACCCGAGTGCCGCGCTACCCGTGCCGCCCTGTCCGACTACCTTCATGGGCTTCTCCTGCCTCGTCGCCAGCACAACCTGGAAGCGCACCTGTATGCCTGCCCCGGGTGCATCCGTGCCTTCACTGACGTTCGCACGACCGTCTGGGTCCTCAAGAGGCTGAGCAGCGCTCTCGTTGCCACAGGTCATCAGGGTGGGCGACACCGTCGCCCAGAGCGCTGA